The Heteronotia binoei isolate CCM8104 ecotype False Entrance Well chromosome 11, APGP_CSIRO_Hbin_v1, whole genome shotgun sequence genome includes the window gggggggggaccgagagggctctcacagcagctgccttttcaaggacaaatcctgcgatagctatggctaacccaaggccattccagcagctgtaagtgaaagagtggggaatcaaacctggttctcccaaaaaagagtccacgcacttaaccactacaccaaactggctctctggaaaagcccagcaggagctcatttgcatattaggccacatcccctgacaccaccattgtattgcacagggctttttgtgtaggaaaagcccagcaggaattcgtttgcattttaggccacaccctcttttccaaccagaactatgttcctgctcaaaaaaagccctggttacaggtGAAAGAAACCCAGGTGTCAGCAGACCCCCCACTGAAGCTCTGTGGCTCGCAGTAGAGAGTGGTTTACTTACCGCCATGCCTCTGCTCTGCTTGCGCCACTTACCTCTTTGGCATGGAGGATTGAAATTCTGAAGCCTTCAGCAGTTTTGTGGGCAGGAGAAGAGATGACTGCCATTGATGCTCACCATGCATGAACTGGTGACCCTTTTCATGTAAAGATTTACTTCCCTTGCTGTTTTGGGGGAGCTATGAGAAGATACCATAGATGAGAGACCCCCGACCTTGTTGAAcgtgtgggcacattttgagtTTTTTTTAGAGCAGGTAGTAGGCATaatgaaatggctgccatgaggtgAGTATGGCCAATcgcaaaatggctaccatgggaGAGGCGCTGTGTCCAATCTCAAAATTGTTAGGAGGCTGGAATGTTAGGAGAATGTTAGGAGGCTGGAAGGGCACGAACTGAGCCACAAAGCAAAATTTATCAAGAATTTTGTcctgtttgtggtttgcaaacaaaACATCCGTTACGTCTCTGTTGTCATGAATGTCCGCTAACTTTTTTTGGTGGTACGTTGGTGAAGCAGCAAGCAGAGATTTCAGTGGAtttggagtccctttaaacccctgctttctgttccccactgctcagctgtttttcaggctatcttctgcagtccctttagacAGGCACATTTAAAGAGGGAGCTCAATACAATTGAGCCTGTGGGGAGAAGCCTCCCAACCAGCTTCAGGTTCTCCTGTGCagccctgtttaaagggactgcacaaggtAGCCCAATACAGCTGAGCCCATGGAAGAAGACTTCCCACCAGCTCTCTTATGCAGCCCCTTTTGAAGCCCCTTCTCTCTGCAGTCTCCCTTCTGGCCCAGCTTTGGGCTGTTTTGTGCAGCCCCAAACACCTGACTGATGGGGAGACTTCGCCCCCCTGGCTCAACTGACTTGTGGGGTGTCTTGTAATCCTCGAGGTAAAGGTTAAAGTTTAAGTGGACTGGACAAGGCAGCCCTTAACAGCTGAGCAGGCGGGGTACAACTGTTCCCTGTCgctcatggtttggtttgtggttcggcCTTGAACAGAACAGCATTTCCTGGTTTACGCCCATTTGTAGGTAGGGGGCACCAACCCAAGCACCTTCCTACTACGCAAGCAACTGTTTCTGAACAGGGGCTGTCTCCAAATACAAAGGCAGTGCCTCCAAGCTCTTCTGGAGCACCTCCTGTTCTGGTGAGGTGAAAGAAAGGCAGGATGGGATCTTCATTTTAATGAGATGCTTTGAAGAACCCACAAGCGGACGTCAAGAAACACAGTGGCAGGGGCCGCAGCATCCAACGGCTACCGTTCACTAGTACAGATCATACGATTGGTCAGAATTGGAGACTGGAATGGCAGTAGTTGGAATGGCAGTAGTTGGCTTGTAATAGCAACATGAATCTTAGTTCATTGCAACTGTGTATCCTGTGCACACCGGCTTAATGTGTGTGTTCATATTTGCCCCTGCCCGAGTTCCTAGCCTGTTTTATAGTGATGTGCTAAATGTACAAACCCCGTCCCCTCCATACTTCCATTGGGTCTCTCAGAAGCTCTAATGCCTGTTTGCTTCTAGGACCATTTGGTGACCATGCATGATGTGCTGGATGCTCAGTGGCAGTATGACAACAACAAAGACGAAACGTACCTCAGGAGGGTGATCTTCCCCTTGGAGAAGCTGCTGATATCCCACAAGCGGCTGGTTATGAAGGACAGTGCAGTGAGTGCCCAGAACTTCCTATTTGGTGGCATCTCAGTGTCTTGCTTGGCTTATCTTGTTTCATTAAGGAAATTGACTGGAGGTGCTTTCAGGCTGAGAAGTCACAAGCTCAGACTTCAGATATTGTGTCTGCCTTTCATATAACGGGTTTGGTATTGTTTGCTAGATTGTTTGCCATTCTTTTATGGAATGGAGGGGAAAGAGTGCTGAGAGTGACGTGTTGGAAGCTGCAAATTAGCTACTTTGCAGAAATAAATTGTGACAAGGGTACAAGAGTGAAGCATTGGTTATGATTCTCTTCTGCAAGCATCTTGGTTGGAGTGTGCAATTCTTGGCTTCTGTCGTACATATTGGCATGAGCAAGATCCAAGTCCAGCAATAGCACCATAAACAAGGTTTTCAGAGTATAAGCTGGGAATCTCTGACGAAGGGAACTTGAACTCTCAGAAACATATACCCCGAAAATCTagttggtctcttaaggtgttgCTTGGCTTCTGTCTAgatctgctgcagaccaacatggctatccatagAAAACAAAGGGCGTGTTAATTGAAAACAGTGGAAATAGAGGATATTACATTGAAATCTGATTAAGTCTGCTGGAGTTGAAAACAGTGGAATCTCCTCTGCCCTTCCAATTCAGGTGAACGCTATTTGCTACGGCGCCAAGATCATGCTCCCTGGCCTGTTGCGATATGAAGATGGCATTGAGGTCAACCAGGAGATCGTTGTCATCACCACAAAAGGAGAGGCCATCTGCACAGGTGGGATGCCAACCTCAAGTCTCCTTTTCGTCTTAGTGTTTTAGCTGGAGCTCTGATTGGAATTGCACTTCTCAGAAGAGTGCCCTTTGAAACAACTCCACACAGATCATTCATTGCTTCCACTAGCCCAGATTGGTGTTCCATCTGGAGCTTCTAgacagaaaggtctttcccagccctgccacattagatcttcaagctattgattccagagattgaacctggggctgtGCAAATGCTTTACCAGTGAGCTGATAGGCCTGTCCTATACTGACTTTGTTGTAATTGCTTGCATGAGGGGGTTGCCTTGAACCACTAGTGTGCTGTGTTCTTTAGCTGTTTGAAGAAAGTGCCTTAACACTCAAGAACGTCCTTTCCCTACTTAAAATGCTTTCCTATCAATGTCCTCTTCCCTTTTCACTTTCTACCTGTGTAAAGTGTGTGCAGAACTGGAAAGGGCAGCAGTTTCCATGAGAAATGTGAGGTGTTTCAACAATCGGGTTCTGACGGTATGGCTGACTAGCACTGATTGCACTTGAGTGACCTCTAGTGGCAGACCAAGCACATCGTGTTCGTCTATCGCTGTTACTCATGGCTTATCGTTGCATGACCCTTTAGAGTGGGGAAAGTGACCAGCGTGTTTGATGAATAATAATGGTGTGGAAGCACGTCCTGACAGGACTGCAGCCTATCCCTGATGAGCCACTGCAGAAAGCCAGCTACTTTTTTACCAAGTAAATTTACCTTCTCAGGGGCATGCATGAAAGCTTTTAATGGGGGAAGGGCAATGGACTGAGGGTGTAGAGAGGAATCTGATTCCTCTGCCTCGGTGAGTGTGCTTCATCCTGGCCCACCTGCCCAGGGGAGTGTGTGAAGTGATGATGAAGTTTATCCATTCTCTGAGTGTTGCTGCTCTGCCCTTCCTGCCACATCCAGATGCCTGTTCTAGGGTCTTGATGCTCTGTGGCCTCCTGGCTCCTCCTAGCCTTGCAGTGTTCTGCTGGGGGCTGGGAGGGGCATTAAGCTCGCTGCTGGCAGGGCCTGGGCAGAACTAGCAGGGCCAGAGCCCTCCTTCCAGGGGGGGTCTGACTCAGCCAAGAAGAATGAAACTGTCTGATCACATGCTGCTCTGAAGGGCCTTTCTCTGATGACAAGCAAATAAGGTGGCTGGGTGACATTTGCTCccgttctgctttttttttttggtgtgtgtgcagGGAGTCCTCTTTATTTGCATGATCCATGGAAATGTGTTCAGGGATATGCTTTCTACACCTAGTCCATTTCTacaccttgcttttctcccctaTGGAAACTTCCTGCCCAAACAGCACTCTTATATTTTCAACTTTGTTTCCTGTCTTCCAGATGGCAGAAACTAATACATACCTGGTGTCTGGTTATTGGTTTTGGTTTTGGATATTGTAATTATTACTCCTGACACTCCATATTGTCTTGTTTTACTATAGAAACtaattaaaaaaaggtaaaggtagtcccctgtgcaagcaccagttgtttccgactctggggtgacattgctttcactacgttttcacggcagactttttatggggtggtttgccattgccttccccagtcatctacactttccccccagcaagccgggtattCCTTTTATCGACCTCgcaaggatggaaagctgagtcaacctggagctggctatctgaaccagcttttgctgggatcgaactcaggtcgtgagcagagggctccaactgcagtattgcagctttaccactctgcaccacagggctcccatTATAGAAACTAATACATGCCTACAAAGATAGCACAGGATGCAAGAGTTTGCAGCTCACTGCCCTAGTATAGAGTGTATTAATAACTTCAGCCATTTGTAATTGAGATTTCATAACTATGCCAAAAATGTGCAATTTTATATATTAACTTTTATAGCTGTTTCATCTTCTTAAAGCCAGTAAGTAACTCGACGTTTCCAAGaaatgcaggatttttttttcttttgtggctTCTAAACTCTGAGAAATTGAAGTCTCCAGCTGGTATTTGCATGACCTGTTGTAACACAGAGGTAAAAGAGTCCATGGGCCTGCTCTTACATCAGTTTACTGGAGGATTAACCAAATTTTGTCAGGCATTGAAATCACTGCTTGCATGGACATGGCCCGAGTTTTGCTCGTGCTGCTTTCAGACGTTGAGTTTGTCTTCTTCCGGCAGCCGTTGCCCTCATGACTACCGCGGTGATCTCCACTTGTGACCACGGTCTTGTGGCGAAGATCAAACGTGTGATCATGGAAAGGGACACCTATCCTCGGAAGTGGGGGCTTGGCCCAAAGGTAGGTCTTGGGGATGGAATGGGTCAACTTGCTTGCCCTTGGGACAGCAGATTCTAGAGAAGAGGACTTTGGCTCATTTGCTGAGGCGGGTGATGTCGAACGATCCAGATTTCAGGAGCATAATCAGTCATCCAGCTTCTCCAGTGTTTTTGCTTCCTTAAAAGTGTTGCTTGGCCTGCTGGCTGATCATTGTTGTGCCAAATGCCATATGTCTGGCTCCAGTCCTTATTTGCACTtttggcttttctttttctttaaaatcaAGACCAAAGTCTTGGCTACCTCATTAGCTATAAACTAGTTGGTGTTCTGACTGTAGCTTTTGCTTGTGGACCTTCTCTGTGTGTCGAGCCACATGATGTCACTGTAGATTCTTTGAGCACTCTGCAGAGATGACACACATCTACCACCCAAGACTGATGGCTCTAGTACAGACAGAGCAGGTAGGATTTGGCAGCCAGATTCAGTTTCCTGGGGCAGGCTGAGATAAATTTCTGGGCGAGATAAGGTGGGTGGTCCTTTTCTAAGAGGATTTCGATTCTCTATTGGTGACTGAAGAGATAGAGGCAACATTCAGGGCTGCTCTTCCAGGCAATGCTAGAGCAGCTGAAACTTGTGGGGAGAGAAACATGACAAAATATGCTGCCTGTCACAAAGCAATCAAATTGAGGACTTCATTCATAATCCACCTGGGcaataagcaatgttccctctaagctacggagtcttgtgagcaaaaattcttctttgtgagctactggcattccaGTTATTagttacagccagggctttttttgtagaaaaagcccaacatgaactcatttgcgtattaggccacacaccctgatgtcatcattgttccacacgggacctttttgtagaaaaagcccagcagggaatcatttgcatatgaggccacaccccctgataccaagccagccagaactgcattcctgctcaaaaaaagccctggttacagcataaatgagtgtgctctggggccacccttcctgagcaaagacaaaaatgtgcgagccggaggctaaaaatctgtgagcgagctcacactaacttggcttagagggaacactggtagtaaGATCTGGCAGAACAGTCTGCCAGTTTTATGGCAGGCATCCTCTGGGTACAGCAGTCCATCATCATGAGCTGGTGGAGTTGAGCCCCTCTGCTTGCTCTCTCTTCAGGCATCTCAGAAAAAGATGATGATCAAGCAAGGCCTGCTGGACACACACGGCAAGCCGAACGACAAAACTCCACAATCCTGGAAGAAGGACTATGTCGACTACAGTAGGTAATGTCTGCTGTTTCTTGCTGTCTCCTGTCGCCTTCAGTTCCCCATGAAATTTTTGGCCTCTGAAGCCTGTTGCGTTAGTGAGGGCACCGGCTGCGCATAGAGGGGAGAGCGAGGGCTGCTTATTCTGAGTGAGCTGAGCAGGCAGTTATCCCTTTTTAGCCTCCTTTCAATGGCTCTAGAGGGAGTCAGCCTGCTAAATGAAACTGGGGAAAGCTGCTTCCCGCCCCACTGTAGTTGGGTGTGGCTATCAGCTTTCCGTACATCGGACTGCAGGGgggagggttcccccccctccaaatagaAGTGAAGAGTTGAATGGAAATGAATAGCTGCATGCAGGATTAGCAGCTGAAAGACACTAGCTGGATTCTCTTTTCTTCCCAGGGATGCCGCAAAGGAGGAAGTAAAACAAGACGTCCAAGCACAGCCAGAGAGGGCACCAAAGGTTTGTTGGTTTGAGCATTTTGGCATCTTGTTCCTTTTTGCATGGGACTGTTTGGACACTAACTGTCGGTATTGCTGAGTTTGTGGAGTAGAGatgaaagaagaagacgactgcagatttataccctactcttctctctgaatcagagactcagcagtttacaatttcctatatcctctccctccacaacaggcaccctgtgaggtgggtgggactgagagggctctcagagcagctgccctttcaaggacatctcctgtgatagctatggctaacccaaggccattccagcagctgcaagtggaggagcggggaatcaaaccaagttctcccatataagagtccacacacttcaccactacaccaaactggctcttgtataTGTCTTGCAAGTTGATATGCCAGGTGGGATCGTGTCTTGAAAAGTATGATCTGACTATGGTAATCTGTTCTCCAGTTGTTTCCAGATCTGTGCTGCAGAGAGCAGATTGCTTCCCACAAGGCTAAGCTTTGCACTGGCTTCTGCTGCCCAGTTAAAACCAGACTACAGGAGAAGCAAGCCCAGACAGGATTTCCTGTGCCACAGAGCATTGTGATGAGTGCTCCGCACAACGCAGCATCTCCTAGGGCTGGCTGGACTGCAGGAGAAGCAAGTCTGGCCAGGATCAACTGCGCCAGTGGGAAGCAGATTGTTCTTCACCAGCTCAGCTTTGCACTGTCTTCTCTTGCAGCCCGGTTTTAACTGGGCTACAGGaaaagccaagccagccccaggGTCAgggtggcttttaaaaaaactggtaTTTTTCTTCTCAGGTCTATTGGGCCTGAAAAAATGAGGGCTATCTGAAAAATCTAAGCTTTTTTGGAAATCTGGGAAATGTTCTGGATCCAGTAGACCTGAATTGAAAAATAccagtttaaaaaatattgctCACCTCTACGATCAGATCTCTCAGAGTCCAGTATGCCAGTTAAGATCCTTCTCTCAAGCCCTATTCTCCATGACCTGACTGCAGAGGTGATGCAAATGGAaaacacacagggctttcttggtggtggCACCTTGACTTTAGAATGCCCTCCCTCTCAAGGATCTCTCAGCTACCTCCTTTACTATCCTTCAACTGCTTGGCCAAAGCATTGCTTTTTTACCCAGGCCTTTAACTGTGGGATTCCAtcctttaaagctgtttttatGGTCTTCTTCCAGCTTGAGGACTCTCCCATCACTATCATTTTAGGCTGCTGAATGTTTATGCTGACTTGTTTTGAGAATTCTGGCCTTACCTTTCTGATTGTatggtattttattttgctttgtgagctgccttgaggaATACTCCAGAGAGAAGGCATATTCATTTTCTTaataagtgtgtgtgggggggtgtttgtCTGCTAATTAATGACTTTGGATTAGTTGTTTCCCTAAAGAACTTCCAAGAGCCTGTTAGTATCTCAGGGGGAAAAACACCACTCTTTGTGAGTGTCTGTCTTGTCATTGGCAATATTTTGGTCAGTGGTAAGTCATTGGGTGTGTTTAGAGCCAGTGTTACTAGATGTTATTAGCAAGTGCTTATGCGCAGCCTCTTCTCTCCAAGGTGGAAGAGTACACAAGAGATTGTCTCAGGCTAGCCCCTCCAGCTGTCACAGACAACTCTGCTGTTAAGGAAAAAAGAAACACATGTTGCTTGAGCAACCTAATGATATTATTAAACCTCCACCTTAAAGGAGTACACGTCTCAAATGTCATTTTGCTGTTAACTGATCCCTACAATATGACCTTTGAAACCCTTCTGCTGTCAGGTCATAGTCTTACATTCTTGGAAGCAGAGCAAATGTCATATGCTGGAGATGCTTTGCACAAGATGCAAGTTCCTTTGTGTTTCTGTAGCTGTAATAGAGGCAGGCGAGATGATCCGAACTAAGGAGTACAAGCAGTGCTCCTCTAGAACTGCCTACAAAGCATCATCCGTCCTCACCAGTGTCtgatctgttgttgtttttttcatagAGAAAGAGGGAGACGGAGAGTGACGGGGAACCTAGAGAGGAAGCCTCTtctcccccagcatctccagagcCACAGGGagagatcaagaagaagaagaagaaaaagaaagagaagaagatggtGGAATCTGCCGAGAGTAGCAGTGAAGTGACTGAAATGGTATGACTGTTTCTTACACAATCAATTGAAGGAATCTCTTGATGGCCTGCAGTTACATGCAGGAGAAGTCCCCAGTTCAAGGCCACTAAGGGCTTCTTCGTTCAGGCCTGTGTACATGGTTCACCTGTTTTCACTACATCAGGACTGAACAAGGAAATCACTCAGAGACTCCAAGCTATCAGACGTAGCTCTCTGCCTCTCCTTCATGATTTGCTGCTTTACTTTAAAGCTGTTGCAGCAGCTTCTTTCCTCTTACTTTTCCATGAGCAAGAGGCCCACGCATGCAGGATCCAAACTGTGATCAtacccactaaataatgcactttcagtgcaatCAGCACTGGGGTGCTGGTGCTCCAGACAAGGCACTGCCACTTCACACACCTTTCCTCCCCAGCAGTGTGGCTCCTGCTCAGAGCATGCACCGGCCACCTACACTCTGTCTCCTAGCTTCCAGATGAGCAGCGGCGTACTCTAAGCTGCATCGTCAGGCTCACCTGTTTTTCTTGCTGCAGAGGCGAGGGTGGGCAGGAGGGCGCTTCCCAGTGCCCGCCTCCCTGGGCTGTGGCCCAGCCAGCCACCTTGTGCTGCCTAATGGACACACCGGCCCTGAATCcaatttccaactggattttgccagttcagacggtaaaatgcagttggaaattgcattatttagtgtaattgTTGCTAGTCTTTCTGTGGACAAGAAAGTGTGTTAATGTGTCTTTCTGCCTGCATCAATGCTGCTGTTTGCCTCTTCCAAGAACAGAGGCAACTCTCTTCCCACCCAAGCACTGCAGCCCAGCTCTAAGATCTGGTAATTTTTGTACAAGCCACCAATTTGTGATTAGCTCCATCCATGGAGTGATCATTTTCTGAATGGCAGCTCCCAAAACTCTTGAATACAAAGTAGATTCCAGAAACATAGACTGCCTTTCTCTGCTGTACTTTAGAAATGGTTTCTGAATGTGTTGACTGGGTCTAATGGGAAGGCATTGAAGTGACATGACTATTCTGCCTATGGTGACCTGCTCACACGTGCAAGCCATCCTTTTCTGATTGGCATCAAGTGAAGACCAATCCTGTGTCTGCGGGGAGGGACTTCTTTCTAGACAGAATGGAAAGCATGCTTTTAAGCGTTCCTCATTATTTGTAGTTGCAAGGAGCTGGCAGAGCTGTTGGCCAGTAGTCTTGAACATGCCCTGTAATTGCCCTTCTCCAGGTCAGCGACAcaagtgcaaagaagaagaagaagaaaaagaaaaagaaacaagaagAAATGGAGGAGAGTTCAGAGTAACCAGCTACAGCAGGCAGTCTGGATCATGCTGGGAAGGAGGAGTCCGAAAAGGAAGCTGCAGACTGGATCAGCTTGCAGAGACTTGGCTGCCCAAACGTATCATGTACTTGGCAAATCGCCTCCGTCCTGTTGTAAGGATAGTTGGAGGAACTGGGCAGCAAAGCTACCCGGTGGACTGCGTTGTTTCCTGAGGAGGAATGGCTATGAGCTTGGGAGGCTCCTGTACGTGGGGAGGTGGAACAAAAGGAAACTCAACAGCACCTGTAGAGTGTCCctgctctctcctcccctccctgcatTTTCTTCTCTAATACCTGCTGAATGGCCTCGGTGGCTTCGCCTGTTAGTGGGGGCAAAGAGGAAGGAGGGGCTGTTGGATGTACAAATGATCAGAGCTCCCATTATTTTTGATGCTTTCCCGTTGATCTCCTTTTGCTTGCCTTGACTCTCTAATGAACAGAGTCCAAACATTTCCCTCAGGGTACCTCCCTCCCCTTTGattgtttttaaagcaaatgaCTCCTTTTGTTAGAAAGAACATAAGCTTTGGTCATGCTATAGCTGTGGTCTTGTTTCCCTTATCTATTGTTTGCAAACTCCCCTTTTCTTTGGACCCAGGTatcttttatcatttttatttgTCTGGTATCCTCCTGTTCTTATTGGGGCCAGCTGGAAAGGGAATCTGAAGCTATGATGGAAAAAGTTTGCTCATCAGCCAGTTCCGATTCTAGAACAGAAGCAGGAAAATACTTGAGGTCTCTTGCTGGctaaaaggggtggggggtgggatgcaaACTGCTTCCCCTTTGCCTGTCTTCTGAGCACTGCTGTCCCTGTCTGGGGCTAGGGTAATTGGGCTcctctgctttcctccctccattGCTAGACAGAGTACCAAAGTTTGGTTTTAAAAGGAGGCActgtttttttatattaaaaatacaaacttcTATTTCTGCTGCTGTTTTGCCTATCTTGCTGCTCACAGTCTGTAGCCAAGGCTGTTTCCCAAAGTGGGATTTCTAACTACGGAATACCCTGTAAGGTTTCCACCCGAGTGTATTTATAGAAGTTGGGGGGAGGGACCCAATAAATGTGATGCTGCCTGAGGAGCTGCTGGGGGCAGGGACACTTCCTGCCTTATaggcagaccttgaattcagcaggagctcacaggagcacagctcctgaaaacctttctgagggttccccctccttcccaccttgcccaatgaatagtaggtgcagctgcttaacaatccctagatgaacacctatttttctacacaacACCACCTGCTTATAGGTATTAATAAGAGCTTCTGCCCCAGTTCATTTCCAAACATTAAGGAGAGTTCCCGCCCATCCAGTGATCTTAAGAGAGCAACACAAAATAGCACATATTTTTGAGATGCTTTATTGCTGCTTGTTGTTTTCCCTGTAATGGACTTGACCAAAGGTCCCTATTGCacatctctggcttttttttttctttttggcatcCTTGAGAAGAATGTGGCGAGAGTACACTTCAGAATGGTTTCCCAAGATGAAAAACGAGCAGCCACCTTAAGTGAAATATAGACCATTGGACAATGCATTCCCTCCAGACCTGTGGTTGAGGGGGGGAGGATGTGGAACAAGCTGTACATTCATAATTTCGGTAAAGGCAAAGATGGGGTGGTGTTTCTTTGTACTTAGTAGGGGGGCTGGTTTAGTCCACTGGAACAAAGCTACATTAAAGGCTAACATTTATTGAAGGATAAGCTTCAGTTGGGCAGACtgcttgctgggcttttcttttaACAAATCTTAGCTTTTAAAAGGCCCCAGTGTTTCTTCCTACTTTATCAGCGCATGCTGTGGTCCTCCATTCACTGAGCAGAGCATGCAAGAGCTGAAAGGCTCATAGTGCAACCTGGATTTATCTGGCCCTGGCTTAAAACCTGGTAACCTGTGGCCCCAGCTTGGATTCTTCACCACCATAGTCTTTTGCATAACAGCCAATCTCCAAACCTTCTACAAGAGGGTGACTGCTCAGTTCTTGTCTCTCCCTGTCCCCCATTACACAGTCCAGTTAATGTAAGATGCCTCCAAAATgcaaccggggggggggtgctgtataGCTGTCACGCAGCAAAGACGCCTGACCAGTGATGCAAAGACTTCCTCAGTTTGTcagtggattgggggggggggcgctaaatTGATATGTTTGGTTTTAATAGGCCTTTCTTTTCCTCCCATTTAACATTTGCAGCTTCTGGCTTTCAGACCAAGTTGTGCTTTTAGTGTTACTTGTGACACCATGGTGGTCTTGCCTGGTGAGATGTTCCTTTTCCTTGCCTTTCCTTACCTCCACCACCATTACCTGTGAGCTGCAGGTGTGTGGGCTTACGTAGTGCCATGCAGGCCACCTTTCTGAAGGTGCTTGTGGCTGGAAGAGGCTTTAAAAGAAGGACAGGGCTCTGGCCTCGGCAGTTACAGAGCAAGAGGTACTCTGAGGAAGAGGCAAAGGGGAAGTGGCTTCAGACAAAgtagggaggaggggggtggcGGCCCTTGTCTTTGACATGCTGTGCTGTGAAGGGCTTCCTGGGAGCAGCTGCTAGTTCCAGAGCGGCTCAGTATACCCAGGAAACGGGAACCCATTGGGATGAGCTGCACGCGTGCTCAAAGGCCGCTTGGAGTTTCTGGAGGCTCTCGTCCACATCGTTGTTCACCAGCGACAGGTCAAAGTAATGGCCGTATCTGCTCCGGATGGCTTCCGAATCCTTCTGCAGTTGCTGCAAAGCTTCTGACTGTacaggagagagggggagggagcaaCAGAAGTCAGATGGCTGGGATCTCAGTTACAAGGTGAAGTACTGCTCCTAGCTGCGCATGCAACCTGCAGAAGGGTCAGGGGGTAGCTAAACCGTCTACTCTGCCATGACCCCAAA containing:
- the DKC1 gene encoding H/ACA ribonucleoprotein complex subunit DKC1, whose amino-acid sequence is MADGPGSLSKKHKKKKERKSLPDEDVADIQHSEEFLIKPESRVPQLDTSQWPLLLKNFDKLNVRTAHYTPLPSGCNPLKRDIAEYVRTGFINLDKPSNPSSHEVVAWIRRILRVEKTGHSGTLDPKVTGCLIVCIERATRLVKSQQGAGKEYVGIVRLHNAIESEVQLSRAIETLTGALFQRPPLIAAVKRQLRVRTIYESKLIEYDPERRLGIFWVSCEAGTYIRTLCVHLGLLLGVGGQMQELRRVRSGVLGEKDHLVTMHDVLDAQWQYDNNKDETYLRRVIFPLEKLLISHKRLVMKDSAVNAICYGAKIMLPGLLRYEDGIEVNQEIVVITTKGEAICTAVALMTTAVISTCDHGLVAKIKRVIMERDTYPRKWGLGPKASQKKMMIKQGLLDTHGKPNDKTPQSWKKDYVDYSRDAAKEEVKQDVQAQPERAPKRKRETESDGEPREEASSPPASPEPQGEIKKKKKKKKEKKMVESAESSSEVTEMVSDTSAKKKKKKKKKKQEEMEESSE